The following DNA comes from Grus americana isolate bGruAme1 chromosome 13, bGruAme1.mat, whole genome shotgun sequence.
TTTTAATGCAAGCAATCTTTCTCTgagcaaaaaatgaaaatctgtcagATGTGTGAAGTATTTGTCAGTACAGCTTTCAATACAaggtattttaaagcaatttttttcctatttcagctgtttcttaGGTGTTTGTACATTTGTATAGTGTCAGTTGTGGTGGAATTCTTGGTTGTGAGATACAGACTTTAGAATTTACTGGGGAGTTAGTTTGGCATTGTGATAGAGTTCGAGACTTGTTCCAATATGGCCAACTTAAATGTCATCGTTTCATGTGGTTAAATGACATGTAAACAAGGATACTGTCTACAGAATTAGGGTGAAGATTTACAAAACCAGTGGAAGGTCCAGTATTTGATTTTCACAAGAGATTTCTGCTAGTGATGAAATAAAGCCTTTTTAAGTATAGAAAACGAACAACCGAACTAAACCACCtggaatatttttgtgtgttaaGTCAGATCTAATTGTTACTGAAATAAACATGTGCAAATTGTTTGCAGCAATGAAAAGAACTACCCTGTTGGGCAGGAAGTAGTGTTTATTCTTGCTTGTTATTATGAAGGAAAGATTTGATATTCCTGGTGACTATGAAGATTAAACCAGAGATTTATGTTAATGCAAAGGATTAAAAGAATCTTAATAACATTTATAAAGATGCAAATGTTCGCCTGCATTTTATCTTTTGGCAGATGAATGTGCCATAAGGGAAATATTGAAGGGGAAGAACACATCTACACTCTGCAGTATTAAACCAGATGTTGCAATTCACTCACATGGTCATTAAGAATTGGTTGTTTTCACCAGTGTGTATTTGAACAGTGTAAGCCTGATAGACTTTTCTTCCTAACTAACTTATGAATATTAGGAGATAACAATCTATGATCAATTTCAACCACATAGTGTTTGAAGTGTTTAGTGTATGGCTTCATGTGTTGCAGATTTCAATGAGCTGTGTATATTACTCAgtgtatcttttttttgttgttgctactCTGTCACTTTCAGGCTTATTTTCTAAATAGTAAAGAGCTTGAAATACTGGCTCCACTGTAGAATTATCAGCTGTGTTTTCCCCAGTTTCAAACCATCCTCCCGGTGCAAACACAGGCCACAGCAGCATGGAAAATTATGTGCTTTATTTGGGAGCCCTGAcataatatatgtatatgtacatacattTAATATGGAGAAATTatagaaaaaatacaatttgaaaaAGGAGGCAATTAAGGTGAAGGTGTAAACATCACTAGCcatttatgtttggttttgggtttttcctgCTCTTCAACCAATTGTTTACTAACGGACAAGTATATACAAACAGAAGCCACCTGGATTTGTTACATAATTCAATTAATGTGACTGTGGAAATGTCCCAGCTCTCAAATCAATATAAGTCTTCAAAAGGTTTTGAGTAGTTAAACATCAAATAATCCATATAGTAAAAGTCATAGCTTCGTTGTCGCTGAGAAGGAGAAAGTTGTGCAAAATACTGTTGTGTAATTTTAGTGGTAGTTCTTTCTTCATCAGAGTGCCTATCTTTAAACTTGGGAAAAGTTAAATTTTGTGGAGCACCAATTAAGTGCAAGAAAAAGTTTGCATCTTCCTCCATACTTTCAAATTTCCCAACAAAGTCATAGTCTATTAAACATGGGCTGCAAAGCTTATTGACATGATCCCAGTGGATGTCCATACCCACTGGCCTATGCACATCCAGGAGATATTGAATGAACTCTTTAAATTTGACTCCAGAGCCTGTCCTTAATGCTTCTTTGGTGGCATTGACGCGGTATCTGGAAATGATGGCTTTTCCAAAAACTGGGTGGTAGTAATTGTTTGGATGTTCAAACTTGTCCCGAAATGCAGATACTAGCTTTTCAAAAGGTTCACGAATAAAAAGCATCTTTGTGTAAGTGTTGAGCCTGTGATAAATGCCTTTGTGATCAAACCCATCCAGTCTTTTTAGATAGTTTCCATAGTGCACTGTGTTGTGCTGTATATCTTTTGTGGAAGAAGCCAGCCCGTTAAGAACCATGAGCACCCGTTTCCAGTTAGAGCAGCCGGCTTTTGGTACTTCACAGTATAAAACTCTATATTTGTCTTCTACAAATATTCTAGAAACATGGTAAGGAGTGATTATTCTTCTATTATTACTCTTGTATTTGGAACAAGTTTCCCTCATaatctgctttctttctctttggatCTGATAGAGACTCTTCCACTTGCTGTTGTTTCTATCCTCAGATTTAAGTGTGGGCAGGTTGAGAATGGAGCTGTTCATGGAAATCAGAATTGGGctctttttaattataaatctCCTCCTCCGTTTATGGAGCCTGatggaattaatttcttcacCTTTCTGTTGATCTTTCATAGCAAACATTATGCTGCTTTGCCTTCTGTCTGTGCTTTGAAGCTTAGTGGGCACATTTTCAGATAGGTGTAATGAATACCTCTGCTTTACTGTTGCTACTCCGTCTGCAgtaatttttcttaatcttcTCTCCTGGTTATTGCTGGAAACACAGTCCTGATGGGGAAAAATAGATTAAAGATGTTAGTAAATGAGAGTGTGTTTGTTACTACTAACAGCTTGTACAACTCAGTGTGGATCTTTCATACACTCTGAGTTCAGCGGAATTGTACAGCAAAATGCATTGCTGAAAGTCCTCAGTGCTGTGCCTACATTGTGGTAATTACTTTGTCATCTTGTTTTGTGCTTACATAAAATCCAGAGACTGAGATAAGTCTGAACTGGTAAATTCCAGTTCAGGTTTGGGTTTAACTGTATTTTAGGTGGTGCCTGTACCCAGTCTTTGATAGGTACTTTTGTCTTTGATATGTCATCTTTGAAATTGCCACAAAAGGTATCTGACAGGGAAGGGAGGTTTATAGTGTTTGTAAAGTGGAGTGAAGATGTAGAGAGAACAAGAGTGGGAAGAGGGAAGCAGAAAGGACTGCAGGGGGAACATGGAGGCCTTGCAGAGAAGTGGGTTTGGTGGGAGCAGCATGAATAAGGACCCCAAAGGGAGGCTTGAGTGAACTCAGCCTGGGACAAAGCAATTGAGGCTTGATGAGAAGCAGTAAGGGATGGGAATGAAGCTGTGGCTGGGATTAGGCAAGTGGAAACAGAGCAAGCAAAGCAGGTCTATGGATAAGGGTTTTCTGGGACCTGCTTTTTTCATCAGGTGGATCTCAGTGGTTAATGCTTCTTTTGGCATACAGCCCAGATGTGCTCCATTACTTCCTGCTTCTCAAAGCAGCTGAATTAAATCCCTGTCTCCATGTTTATGCCTCAAAGACTAAAATTAAGTTCTGGACACTGTTTAACTACATGTCATCCCTGTTTTGAGAACTCACCTGGGAGTAGAGTGGCATATGAACCACTAGGGAGTATTTCAGCAGAGGAAGCAGATGTAGTTGCAGAAGGTTTATTGCTTACTCAAAATATTTAGAGGTTTTACAAATTGTAAacttctgattttcagtttttatatGTTCCCTAATAGTATTTAAAACTGGCTTCACAAATAAGATATTGTATACCTTAAAATTAGTTCAGTGTGGGGATTAGTAGGGTCGTGCTCTTTCAAGGTGGCAGATTAAATCTTAATTGTAATAGTGATTTCACAAGTCTCTCTGGCTGAAAAAAGGGATGCTATAGGTAACTTAAACAAACTTGTGCTGTCATGGAGGTTATATCTTGCCACATCTTTCTTTAAAGGTGAGAGATTACAAAGAAGTCTCAAAAAAGAGACTCAGTATTCATTACAAAAAGCATTGgtgacaaaagaagaaaaaaataaaattgtattattttgtaGGTGACTTGCTTAAATTGATAACTATTATACAATACTCAGAACAGATCAGTATTAAACACAATTTTTAGAGTACTATGCAAGCTATTGCGGAACTTAGGcttctaaaatgttttgctgactGTTCTGGTAGTGGAGGTGGTATGTGATGTGCAGACTGGGAAACCAAATTGATAATTTATACAAGACACTATGCATTCAGTTGATGGGACTGTTGTACTCTGCTTTTATCTGCAGAGGTTGTTTCTGGTAGTCAAAGGTGTATTAAAGTCTTTGTCTAGGTAAAATACCAGatgtatttctaaatattaCCCTTTACAGAGTGGCTGAAATTCAATCTTACTTGCTCATGATGTGGTTGATATTTTAAGGTGATCAAATTCAGACTTTCTAGATGTTTGCACCTTTAATgacaaagatgatgatgaacctaCAGTTTTTGGGAAACTCAAATGCCATGATCAGAATGTCTTCTGTCAGTGTAACTTTTCATCCAGAAGGTCTAGCTGGAGCTATAGAGATGGAGTGATGTCAATCACATCTAACTGATTTCACCAGGTAATGGTGTTTGGGTAACAGCTGGCAGCTGCACAGTTGTTCCTTTAACATATTTTGCACTTGTCCTTTAACTATGAAAGTGTGACAGCCCACCGCAGCCATTCACTGCTGCTGTGAGTGTGCTAACAGCCACTAGATGGAGGAATCTcaccagtatttttctttagccTATTTTTAAGTACCTCTCAAGACATTCATTTGATCAGTATGATTTCATACAGAATATTAATATATGCAAAGTTTACAGTATCTCTTAGCAATATCCAGTCTAGGAAAAAACTCATAAAAACTATAGTTGCACAGCTTAtcaaattcatattttaaaaggaaaatttgcaCTTCACTGCAAAGctttaatgtatttcttccttttttcaatGCTTCATCTCCAGACTAGTGGCCTTATCTGAGCCATCTCTAACCATACTCTATACTCAGAATATGGGTATAGTTTTCTTTATGTACTTCtgaaaacttactttttttggTTGCTGGAATCCCATGTTATATTTTATCCctaaacaaagaaagaaattaaagtcattatttggtaaaaataaaaacattagttTCAATTTTGCTGGACTGATAAGTATGTCCTCAGtaactaaaaggaaaacagaaacaagttcTGTTAATACAATGAGAAGTATGACTACTGATAAATCATAATGCATATTTCATAGTAACAATATTCTTTGGAAGGCCTCTTTACTTATGGATGTCATCACCATTTTGAAATGTAGTGAATGTCTTTACTTcccttttacagatggggaaactgagatGGAGAAAAGCGATTGCTTAACCTCAGCTAAAAGACCAGCAGCAgaatgagaagcagctgaaatttGTGATCCCAGGTTAGAGGTCTAAAAAAGGCTGTTCTTTGTGTACTTACCTCaagctgtgtggtttcttcccCCCAACTTTGGATAGTATGGTACTTAATCATAGTAATAGCTTGCATTGAGTACTATCCTTTGCTGTAAAACCAAAGCAACGCGCAGTGGCGTTATATATGTGAGGTAATGTTTGTAGAGTTTTGGAGAGACAAAACAATACAGAATTGTGTTTTGCCAGATCTTCTGGATTCTATAGTGATGTCTACctgaaaatataataataaagatGTGAAAATGCTAGAAGGCAGCTTTAGCACGTGTGTAGGATCTCTTTTCTGTTCCTAATCTCTGCTAAGGATAAGTTAAGACTACAAGAACGTATTATGGAAAACACTTCTTAATTATGAAATTAGTTTGGGGCTTTTCAACTTATAAAACTGCTGTCATCACTGTCACTGCTTGAGAACTTCAGTTGCTTGAAGACTTCAGCTTAAGTCTGCATTATGAATCCACAGCCTCTTTGATAAGGACGATTACAGGTAAAGGTTTTCCATAGCATTGTAATTGAAAACATCTCAGAAAACATCTGAATAGCTCAGTCCCATCAGATTAATTTCCATGGTACTATGAAAGCGCTCAGAAACACCATGCATGTTCACATTGTACCTTATTGCAGTTAAAGTAGCAAGTCTAACTTACATGATcaatcatgttttgtttttttttttttaaatcagatctACCAACTGGTGTTTATAGTAGAGTCTGAGTAAAATTGCTATGGTTATTTCTATGCTGTTAGAGCTCATCTAGCAGTGCTTGTTGCTCTTTTGGCTCATATTTGAGCTTTAATTCCACTGTAGCAATTTGTTAGCAATAAACCCAAGGTGGATAGGGATATTGTGATTCCATGCCTGTTAAAAGCAAAGGGCATACTATTTTTACTTCATCAGAAATAAGTTCTAGACATCCTATAGGAGGAGTTGTAAGcattttcccagctgcttctcaaaaatatttagctGCGAAATAGTCAGAAGGTATATTCTAAAGAGAAAGAGCTAATCTATAGCATCCATGTGTGGGTTCTGGAGGATTAAAACTGATTCTGTTGCAACAGGCTTTAGGATATGTTATTGACATGCTGTCCAGTTCGTGATGTGATCAGTTAGAATTACATTTATTCTACTGATATTGAATGTTAGAGCGATGAAGGTATAGAAAATGCTGTccaaaaaaatagcaaaaactGAGTGCTTTGAAAGAATTGATACTAGAGCATGGGTGATCTGTTGAAACcatgaaaacattctttttgtCAGCAGATGTAACCTCTCTTTTGCTAACCCTACAGGCATACCTTTTAAGCCACTTTGAGCTAGATTTGCATTGGCTGCTTGGCCTCCACTCTAAGGCATCTTTAATACAGCTAGTTGGAGTAGTTGCTTAACTTTTACTTTAGGTTTTCTTGTAGCAGAgcttcaaattaaatattttccttataaaTTCAGAATATTGTTATGCTATCTCTTCTCTTACAGGCAGAAATCATATGTCAGGTACAGCTTTGAAAAGTTAGCACTGTTAAGAAATTTATTCTGGCGTTGGGGGTTGGTCAATTCTGCTCATTTTCTATGGATATCTCTCGGTTTCTTGTGTAATATAATGCTCTTAGTAATTCTCATAATTATGTTGTTGTTATGGTGACAATAGTCACCATTCTGTTTGGTACCAATTTATTCCTcccaaatatttcctttgtggGTCTGTCTTTTAAACTGGTTTGAGTAGTGTTAAGTCATGCCTCATCCTCTGTCACAGATCTTGGAGATTTACTTTGGCTGTCAATACTGTCAACATGCATAGGTGAAAATTTGCATATTTAACCAGTTCACAGTAGGAGAAATATTTATGCCTGCCAGTCTAAGATAGTAGAATGGTTGCGCAACCATCCCCAAAAGATAAGATCATATAATATCTACAAATCGACTccctttctgaaagcatttttgaGCTTTCACAATTGAAAACATAAATAGGTAAGAAAAGACTTGGTCACCTATTGGAAAACTACTTGTCCAAAAGTATTTTGGACAGAATCATATGCAAATATTGGAGCATTTGCTGTGTCCAAATTGTAAAGTATACGCTAGGGttagtgtgttttgtttttccccaggttTGTTTAGTTGTGGTCATTTGTCCTAACTTCAATGGGACCAGTGATACTCATAGCAAAACCACACACTTTGTGTAATTACCTGCTAAAGTTGGTATGTATCTGCCATgaataataattatttcaaaaaagccacaaaagtGCAAAGAGCAGGTATGAGACCTATCTCTCTGTGGTTAATTATGACTAATTATGTTTTTGTAGTAGTGTTTTTATAAAGGTAACTTATTTGAGAGATTAATACTTTGCACTGATacactgtgctttaaaaaaacaaatgctaGTAGGAGATGagtaactgtttaaaaaatgattcTTCATTTACTGGCTTAAGATGTAATCAGAACAACAATTCATGTTTAATGTAAATGTTTGGTGAAGCACTTGCCAATCTCTTCaatgttttctgattttgtgaCTTCTAAAGTTGGCTTCTTTTAGCTGTCTTTCTCATGATACAGTCTGTCACTTCAGATTTAAAgctacatggaaaaaaaaaccctcttcagTGCAGTGAACTTGGAGAAGCTATATTGCATAGATCTACTATACTAACCAAAATCTAAATTTAATGTTATGCTAGATCTTTACTGTCCATGTTACTTACAAGCTCTcagatgttattgctaaaatggtagtaattttttttgccataaATAAACCACTGGTGTCTGCTGTACCCAGGTGAAGCTAGTGACCATTAAATGTTTGGTGCTAGACACACTGATGACCAACATCTCACTAGTGTTCAGAGAGAACAGCTGAGGCACAGAATCATTCTATCAATTGTACATTGTTTATGTCAGTTTTCATGgtgttcttttctcttccccttgtGCAACCATGATTTTTCCAGGCCTAAGCTTGCCCTGTGTTTTATgtctgcttttgttgttgttcatgaaATGCAAGCCCTATGTTTCATCCAGTCCTATCGTATAGTCAAACCCATtgtgagcttttctttttttttttttaaatgctactaGCAACACAATAAAATGGCCTTCACCTTCCCTGTGTAATATAATATAGCTTTgcctctctgccttctcctctaTCTCTGCTTCAAGACCTAATTTTGGTTTGCCTCTggtgttttcctctgttctgaGACTACActacagcagaaatattttttaataaaaatgataacTTCAAGTCTGCATCTGTGACTCCATCCCTTAATGGGCTTCTGTGAGCAGTGTATACTTGTTTGCTTCATCCTGATTTGTGGAATACACTCTGAAAGGGCTATTACTGTCATTGCATGAACATCTGCGTCAAGAGTCCTATCTGCATACGCTCCAGTCTTAGGTCTGTACTCAAAGGCAACACCACGTACTTAATCACAGAATGAATAATAGACTAGTACTCAGAATTCTGATTAGCAGGACAAATTTTTAGCTTGAAAAggattttccccaaaatactgGTCAGATTAtctttttccaggttttttggTCATTTAAAATGAACTCTTAGCTTTTACAGTATGAAAGAACTGCCCATTTCTGATCCTAACTTACTCTGGTGTCTAATTGTTTacatatttgaataaaaatactcattaaagaaaattatctgtaaGGTTGCTAGCATTGTAAATtctttttacatatataaaaatatatatgtagtgTACATATTTGgaatacttttaaatatttaaatatcttattaaaatgcttttattttgaaattgagGTCTAATTAATAGAACAAACTTTGTATGTGTGTATCTGTTGTAATTGtatatatattatgtatatatCTTTTTTATATCTAAAATTTGATTAGGGAAAACTCCCTCAAAAGTTCCCATCTAAGCTACATTCTACCTCATTTTATTACAGACAAAATTAATGAGGCAAAGTGCTACAGCTTTGCTAAGCCTTCTTTACATCTTAAATTGGGCATCAAGAAAGAAGCAAACCTATACAGTGAATCTATATAATCTAACCTCTTTGAGTCCCCAGTGAAGCTACAAGTATGCAGTGTCATTTTCCACAGATGAGTAAACTTTTACAATGAATGCTTTGGTTAAATGATATACTGTCATGCCCTTGTCAAAGCTAAATGCTTAGTGACAGGACGTGCATCATCATGTTTTAGAGACTTGTGAAGTAATGTATTTGTGACACACAGTGTCTGTTCTCATGTCTGTTGCACACTAATTGTTGCAATAGTAAAGATAACACATTTTACTGTATCCTCTACAAATGACAGATTGCATGCAGGAAAACCTTGAGCTTCCTGCAATTTGGCCAAATAACCTGTCTGTCACTCTTGAAATGAAAGCAGTCTAACACAGCCTCCATAGCACCTTTCACTTTTATGGCACCATTTTGTATTTGGTGGCAGAATAATTACATAtatgaaaagaattattttatttatgaattcTAAGAGTGAATTATTGGGGAACTTGTCTGTAATGcagcttttctggaaaaattagATGTTACTGTGAATACTTTATTCTGATATTCATTGCTACAGTATGTACCatgtagtgatttttttttacatcaccAAGCATAGTAAGTTATTTGCTACTATTCCAGCTTTTCACTCATGAGAAGCAGAGGCTAATAGCTGCATCTGCCTGATCTCATTTTTAGGCTGTCATGTTTTGAATTGCAAACTCAAATATTGATTATGTAAAACCCCTGTGTTACCAGTCAAATTCTGCTCTGAAGAATTTAAATCCAGACTCATACAGTGAGTCTTTAGTAATGTCTAGATTAGAATGCAGGTATCTGACTTGTAATCATGATGTTCAGTTTCACTGCAGAGCAGATGACTGCTCCAGCGCTGAGATGTAGTTTATCCACCGAAGACTAAAGTTTCAAGGTTCAAGTTCTGCTGCATGTCTTTAGGTATATCAGATTCTCACTTACATGCTATCCAGGCAGTTGGATGTGTCTCCTTAACATACCATGTGTCAATGAACTGTGGGCTGTAGAAACACTTCGAGCTTGTGTGAAGCTGGCCCAGTGGGGTTTGGGACTGAGCTGCTGAGGGAAGGATCCTTTGGTGAGCTTCATTGTAGGGCACATGGGCTGCATGCAGTATAAAACTGCAACTTCTTGATGAACCTCACTGTGAGACTGATGTATTTTTGCCCCTGGTAGGTGGTGCATGTTCCAGGGGTAGTCCTGGTTTTTATAGCCATGATGGAAGAGAAGGACTAATAACTTCAGAGTACTGCTTCTTGCTTCCATGGTGTGATGTTAGTATTTCTCTACACGCAATTATTTGCAACTCCTTCAGTGCTTTCTGCTATATCTGGTGTGATCCAGCACTTTTGAGAGCTTAACAAAAGCTAAGCTTGTATTATTTCCAGAAACAAGAATGTCTGCATTTGATTAACTCCATGTTGATTGATCCTTCTCAATTTGAAACTTATTTGTGTTCTATCAGTTTACTGTTGTCCTTGCCAGCAATGTTGATGCTAAAAAAACCTCTTAGAGGGAAAATCTAGCTGGGATATTTCATACTCTTCAGAGGGATGTTCATTAACAGCAACATCTGACAGGATTGCACTGTTAttctgataaaaaaatatactgcatTGAAgacttacagaagaaaaagttgagtgcagttatataaaataatgtttactTGTTTGCTGGGCAAATGTTAAAATTTCTTATGTTCTCATGCCTCTGTGGTTCTGGTATGTAACATCAATCTCCCATTATGCTTTGCAGCAAAGAACTGGATTCTTAAGTCCATCTGATTCTTTAAGTCCAGTTGCTGATTTAAAGGAGCTGAAAACTTAACGGACAGGTTTGACAGTTGTTTCCTTTGCACAGGGGAGGATGGATAGAATGTTTCTGTGGCTAATTCCCAGTTTCCAAAGTAGCCTTTAGAGCTCTAAGTAGTTAAGCATGACTCTGAGTAAAgaccttctttttttcctgttttgggAAGGCATAAGAAGTTTGCCAAGCTACTAAGGGTTAGGGGGTTTTTATCTCTTTATGAGATTGCTTTCCTATGTGAGTTCCGTTCTACATCGCATAACTCATTCTTCCTGACTTCTAAGCTTTTTGTTTCAATCCTACCATTACCAAGCATGcaatttttaatagtttaaatGCAATCTATTTGAGGAAGTTTGAACTCTGACTTGCGGCTTATTCTTAAGCGGTTGTTGTGGTGAAGTAGAATACTTCCCAAAAAGATAGCCATTCACCTTCGTGTTCCCCTCTCCTGTGCTAGTATTGTGCACAGACTGAATTGCTTGATATTGATCTTGTGCTTTTTCAATCTGAGTCAGCTTCCAAGAGGTACGCACTGAGTCTAAGTGAAACAGTTAGCTTTGTATTTCTAAAGCAGGCAAATCTGCAGTTTCTCCATCCCATAGGCAGCAGGCGATGCAGTATTGTGCTGCATTTGTGTCATGGGGTACTTATGATGGTAGCAGCTTGTGTGCACTTCACTTGATTAAAACACGATTACTATGGCTTTTAGTGACTGAAATGACTTTCCATCTTAATGAAGTGAGGGAGTCTCTGGACAGAAGTACTGTATATGGGGAAAGCAATGCAATTCTGAAGGGCATACCctggaaataattaaaagtgCTAACTTCATCCATCAgtttgaacaagaaaaaaattacaaatgggGGAACCAAAGTAGAGATCAGTACACATGTTAAgtgatttttaatgtttgccaCTTGAGGACTTTCATACTGTCAAAGAACTTGGTATTCCCAGTGTGTGTTTGGTACCAGTAGCCAATCCTGTATGTGTGGATTGAGCAAAACTGCACAAAATCATCACACTGAAGCGTAGTGCTTGCTGAGTTGTGGCTGCTGCCATGTTGTCATTGCTTCCCTCTTGATTCCCTGATTAACTCCCTTGTGGCCAGTACTCTTGGTGTAATGTCCCTCTTGACATTTTCACTTAGGCCATCCTTCATACACAgctttcttggctttttttccagCAGGGGATTCTTGGAGTAAAAGATCACAGTATGGAGCTGATAACCACAGTTTCTAAACGTGGATGCCACCTAAGTATAGCGGTTTTGTCTAAACAATGTTTCTCAGACAAAATACCCAGGTTATCCTCCTGCTGTTGTTCCTCCCTTATAAAGGCTTTGTACCTCTTGGACAACTTGCCTCCTGTCTGTTTagctttacatatttttctgtatactAATACTAATAAGAAATACCAGAAACAAaaccttctgtttatttttccattattctAAACACAAATTCCTGTGAGAAATAGTGGTATTGATATTATTTGCCTTGCAATTTTTTTGATTCATCAGAGTCAAAGCAGCAAGAGAGAAGTAGAAACAGAAATAGTAGCATTTTGGAGgaataaattgcttttgaatCAAAACCTCAGTTGAAGTGTTGATGTGACTTCTTGGTAAGTCCCACTACCTACATATCTGCAGTGACTTCATTAGCTGAGTATTGTTTGAAACTCTGGTATTAGTCTTGTTCAGGAAGTTATTAATTTACTTTCAGGCTTTGTAATGAGGCTTTCTTTCATCTCCGTTGTTGAGATCATAAGTTGTTTGAAGAGAAGATTCTTGTATTACTTGGCATTTGAAACCCCTGATACTTTAAGTTGCAACATGTCTGTAGAACAGGTATATGAACCATTAAAGACACATACTACTGTGTTTTTATAATGTTCTTGTGTTCTAAAATATACTGAATCCATTTCCTTGACTGAATAATTATGTAACTCACACTTAATCTGTTTCCTTGACAGCTAATAAAGGAAAGGGAGATGCATAGTACCTTTATGTTGCAAGCTTAATTGAATGAATACAAGAAGTTGTTTGTGAATTTATTATGAGGAAGGTACCACTACTTGTTTACTTTGTCTTCTCTTTGCTATTTAACCATCCTAATTAGAGTGCCATTTTCTGACTTGATAGAATTCTTACTGAATATAAATTAAGAAAGCAGGAAAGTCAAGCCTGTGGTATTGTATTCCCTGTTCTTTCTTTGGACCTATTCCTGGGAATATCGTTAATTAGCATCATTAGCTTTCAGGCACTGTCAGCAGTTACTTGCAATTTCTACTTAATACCTTTCAGTTATTCTCCATTCTCATATTTAATATTTGCATATTGCCTTCATAGCATGACTTTGACAAGGACATTACACTTTATTcagatttattaaaaagtaaaagctaaGGTTTAAAATATAGCACCACATTCATATTTAGTAACCTGTAAGAACTATTCAGGTAACCAGAGGAGTTTCAATAAATCTCAAGCAAGCACTTGATGTAACTTGTGACTGTAGTGGAAGAGGAGTTAGCTAGCCAGAATAGCTAATGTAGAAACCCAGAAATGTTTCAAGAAACTTTGCAAGTAGGACACTAAagtttctg
Coding sequences within:
- the CHST8 gene encoding carbohydrate sulfotransferase 8, with translation MRLTCMFSFILLFGAAGLVVFIHLQDPEEIVHQQTPGIKYNMGFQQPKKDCVSSNNQERRLRKITADGVATVKQRYSLHLSENVPTKLQSTDRRQSSIMFAMKDQQKGEEINSIRLHKRRRRFIIKKSPILISMNSSILNLPTLKSEDRNNSKWKSLYQIQRERKQIMRETCSKYKSNNRRIITPYHVSRIFVEDKYRVLYCEVPKAGCSNWKRVLMVLNGLASSTKDIQHNTVHYGNYLKRLDGFDHKGIYHRLNTYTKMLFIREPFEKLVSAFRDKFEHPNNYYHPVFGKAIISRYRVNATKEALRTGSGVKFKEFIQYLLDVHRPVGMDIHWDHVNKLCSPCLIDYDFVGKFESMEEDANFFLHLIGAPQNLTFPKFKDRHSDEERTTTKITQQYFAQLSPSQRQRSYDFYYMDYLMFNYSKPFEDLY